Within Caminibacter pacificus, the genomic segment CATTTTTTAAACAAAACGTAGCGATAGCAATAGACCCAAGAACCGTAAAACTAAAAAAACCAAAAAACCTCTCAATGCCTGAATTTTTGGCAATGGTTGAAAATCTAAACGTAAAAGTACCTCACGAGCCGGTTATCGTAATTGACGAAAGAACCGGAACGGTAATTGCTGGTAGTGATATAAAGGTGCAGCCGACAGTGATCGTATACGGAAACTTTACGATCAAAATAGACAAAGAGACAAGCGTTTTGGAATTGACATCGAATTTACAACGAGTAAAAGCTACGCCTCAGGATGTAATCGCAATTCTTGAAAACCTTAGGGCTTCAAGAGCGATTAGCGCTAAAATTGTCGTAAATTAAGGAGCTTAAAATGAAAACACAACTTATAACGAGTCTGCTTCACAAACACTCCGAATCGAAATCGCAAACATTAAAAGAGCTAAAAAAAGTTTGTGATGATTTCGAGAGTGAAATTTTAAATTTTTTCTTAAAAGAAGCAATGGATAGCAATAACGCTCTTTTCCCCGAATCTCCGGGCGAGAAGATATACAAATCGATGTATCAAGAACAACTATCAAAAGAACTTAGCGGCAATTTCGGCTATTCTAAGCTTTTATTCGACTATTTGAAAGAAAAAGTTTAGTAAATGAATAAAAAGACGATGTTATTGGGTAGAAAACTAAAAATAAGAAGGACAAAATGATTAGAAAAATCTCTATCGGATTTAAAACGTTTGTCTCTACCCAACAAAACGAAACCAAAAAAACACAAAAAACCCAAGAGGTGCAAAAATTATCCAG encodes:
- a CDS encoding rod-binding protein; translation: MKTQLITSLLHKHSESKSQTLKELKKVCDDFESEILNFFLKEAMDSNNALFPESPGEKIYKSMYQEQLSKELSGNFGYSKLLFDYLKEKV
- a CDS encoding flagellar biosynthesis anti-sigma factor FlgM; its protein translation is MIRKISIGFKTFVSTQQNETKKTQKTQEVQKLSRVEEIKQQIQKGEYKIDLRKTAEAMAKALLF